One genomic region from Bradyrhizobium icense encodes:
- a CDS encoding glutamate synthase subunit beta, whose amino-acid sequence MGKITGFLEIDRNERKYTPVAERLKHYREFVIPLSEKDTRDQAARCMNCGIPYCHGTGSVAPGTPGCPVNNQIPDFNDLVYQGNWEEASRNLHSTNNFPEFTGRICPAPCEASCTLNIDDNPVTIKTIECAIVDRAWDNGWLKPEVAPAKTGKKVAIVGSGPAGLAAAQQLARAGHDVHVYEKFAKAGGLLRYGIPDFKMEKHVIDRRVAQMEAEGVTFHYGVHIGGTAQGAIDPRELLNQYDAVALTGGAEAGRDLPIPGRDLDGIHFAMDFLPQQNRRVSSEPLGEAKDILAGGKHVVVIGGGDTGSDCIGTSFRQGAKSVTQLEIMPEPPEHENKGVTWPNWPLKMRTSSSQAEGASREFAVLTQKFSGVDGKVQKLHCVKVDDKFKPIAGTEFELEAQLVLLAMGFVHPVHEGMLKTLGVDLDQRGNVRANTSDYKTSLPNVFSAGDMRRGQSLVVWAIREGRLCARAIDQYLMGSTTLPR is encoded by the coding sequence ATGGGCAAGATCACAGGTTTCCTCGAGATCGACCGCAACGAACGCAAGTATACGCCGGTCGCCGAGCGGTTGAAGCATTATCGCGAGTTCGTCATTCCCTTGAGCGAGAAGGACACCCGCGACCAGGCCGCGCGCTGCATGAACTGCGGCATTCCCTATTGCCACGGCACCGGCTCGGTCGCACCCGGCACGCCGGGCTGCCCGGTCAACAACCAGATCCCCGATTTCAACGACCTCGTCTATCAGGGCAACTGGGAAGAAGCCTCGCGCAACCTGCACTCGACCAACAATTTTCCGGAGTTCACCGGCCGGATCTGCCCGGCGCCGTGCGAGGCGTCCTGCACGCTCAACATCGACGACAACCCGGTCACCATCAAGACGATCGAATGCGCGATCGTCGACCGCGCCTGGGACAATGGCTGGCTGAAGCCGGAAGTCGCGCCGGCCAAGACAGGCAAGAAGGTCGCGATCGTCGGCTCCGGCCCTGCGGGCCTTGCGGCGGCGCAGCAGCTCGCGCGCGCCGGCCATGACGTCCACGTCTACGAGAAGTTCGCCAAGGCGGGCGGACTGCTTCGTTACGGCATTCCCGACTTCAAGATGGAAAAGCACGTCATCGACCGCCGCGTGGCGCAGATGGAGGCCGAAGGCGTCACGTTCCATTACGGCGTCCACATCGGCGGTACCGCGCAAGGCGCGATCGATCCGCGCGAACTGCTCAACCAGTATGACGCCGTGGCGCTGACCGGCGGCGCCGAAGCCGGCCGCGATCTGCCGATCCCCGGCCGCGATCTCGACGGCATCCATTTCGCAATGGATTTCCTGCCGCAGCAGAACCGCCGCGTCTCCTCCGAGCCGCTCGGCGAGGCAAAGGACATTCTCGCCGGCGGCAAGCATGTCGTCGTGATCGGCGGCGGCGACACCGGTTCGGACTGCATCGGAACTTCGTTCCGGCAGGGTGCGAAGTCCGTCACGCAACTCGAAATCATGCCGGAGCCGCCCGAGCACGAGAACAAGGGCGTGACCTGGCCGAACTGGCCGTTGAAGATGCGGACTTCGTCGAGCCAGGCCGAGGGCGCGAGCCGCGAATTCGCCGTGCTGACGCAAAAATTCTCCGGGGTCGACGGCAAGGTGCAAAAGCTGCACTGCGTGAAGGTCGACGACAAGTTCAAGCCGATTGCCGGCACCGAATTCGAGCTCGAAGCGCAGCTCGTGCTGCTCGCCATGGGCTTCGTGCACCCGGTGCACGAAGGCATGCTGAAGACGCTCGGCGTCGACCTCGACCAGCGCGGCAACGTCCGCGCCAACACGTCCGATTACAAGACCTCGCTGCCGAACGTCTTCTCCGCCGGCGACATGCGGCGCGGGCAGTCTCTCGTCGTCTGGGCAATCCGTGAGGGCCGCCTGTGCGCGCGGGCGATCGATCAGTACCTGATGGGATCGACGACGCTGCCGAGGTGA
- a CDS encoding caspase family protein encodes MRILLAVGCDDYQRAAKLSGAVKDARSVFSALVGDQEHQYSPEQSRLLASPTAEHLRTSLAEILYNNTNITVFTLYFAGHAVVFDETLYIAPIDTLTDRIPATAIGFPDILRTTAGARPKQANFIIDACNSAGLGFDIGSILKRTIVGNSDTMGISFVASAAAEETAKETIEGGRFTIEFTRILRGDAFVQQARPFLSLAEIAQQIQAQGTIENQTISYWTLNLQGPNLFAKNPYFSGSAQTTDRIVAQVQRQTIGTGVHVAEFKSALAKILDGVDERALSRTLESAFSKIEPEQRTPLIYGLAEGLAIELSEANDRFLETRVYNVLCGQLLGLCPTNARTLAINELIEWHTSASRRALAQLNDAMATDRNALMLDSLSDLYELPIRLSDILGQCALFFFSQSKFSESDSKLVSDVVQKILARYGNSILALTDDQATGFLLFLEMCRRKGWSKYSEEVIGRLYHDMHENFAKCGAYSLGVEQRLLLLTERYQHSFSITKDIYNFPSDLATVILSFCALAKLDEAVDRSLISIDHTSINYFIPDNFDRFGLNEGLVGTNYTITLGRDFWRCIDLRRILLNDLLPRLNASSSSLSWQDSFCSVASALALRDRLPWHIVHKHAAEISL; translated from the coding sequence ATGCGAATCTTACTCGCGGTTGGATGTGACGATTATCAGAGAGCCGCAAAGCTAAGTGGAGCCGTCAAAGACGCGAGATCCGTATTCTCGGCGCTTGTTGGAGATCAAGAGCATCAGTATAGCCCTGAACAGTCTAGATTGCTCGCATCTCCAACTGCTGAGCACCTGCGCACTTCGCTTGCGGAGATTCTTTACAACAATACAAACATCACAGTATTCACCCTGTACTTCGCTGGACATGCCGTCGTATTTGACGAAACGCTGTACATCGCACCGATTGATACGCTCACCGACCGCATCCCCGCCACAGCGATCGGTTTCCCCGACATCCTACGGACAACAGCGGGAGCTCGGCCAAAGCAGGCCAATTTCATTATCGATGCCTGCAATTCGGCGGGCCTTGGTTTTGACATCGGATCAATTCTGAAGCGCACCATCGTCGGGAATTCCGACACGATGGGCATATCATTTGTGGCATCCGCTGCGGCCGAAGAGACGGCCAAGGAAACCATCGAAGGCGGCCGATTTACTATAGAGTTTACGAGAATCCTGCGTGGCGATGCGTTCGTCCAACAAGCTAGGCCATTTCTAAGCTTGGCGGAGATTGCGCAACAAATTCAAGCGCAAGGAACGATCGAGAACCAAACGATCTCGTATTGGACTCTAAACCTTCAGGGTCCGAACCTGTTTGCCAAGAATCCGTATTTCTCGGGTTCTGCACAAACGACAGACAGAATAGTCGCGCAGGTCCAGAGGCAAACGATCGGCACAGGCGTTCATGTCGCAGAATTCAAGTCCGCGCTCGCAAAAATCTTAGATGGCGTCGACGAAAGGGCCCTCTCAAGAACTCTCGAGAGCGCATTTTCGAAGATTGAACCCGAACAACGTACGCCGCTTATCTACGGTCTCGCAGAAGGATTGGCCATCGAATTGTCTGAGGCCAACGATAGGTTCCTGGAAACCCGCGTGTATAACGTACTATGCGGGCAGCTCTTAGGACTCTGCCCAACGAATGCGCGAACATTGGCGATCAACGAATTAATCGAATGGCACACAAGCGCCAGCCGGAGAGCGCTCGCGCAACTCAACGACGCGATGGCCACCGATCGAAACGCGCTGATGTTGGATTCTCTTTCGGACCTGTACGAATTACCCATCCGCCTTTCCGACATATTGGGACAGTGCGCGCTCTTCTTCTTTAGCCAAAGCAAATTTTCGGAGAGTGATTCGAAATTGGTTTCAGATGTGGTGCAAAAAATACTCGCTCGCTATGGCAATTCAATTTTGGCGCTGACCGACGATCAAGCGACTGGCTTCCTACTTTTCCTTGAAATGTGCCGACGCAAAGGCTGGTCTAAATATAGCGAAGAGGTGATTGGCCGCCTGTACCATGACATGCATGAAAACTTTGCGAAATGTGGTGCCTATTCGCTCGGTGTGGAACAGCGCCTCTTATTGCTGACGGAGCGGTATCAACACTCCTTCTCGATCACCAAAGATATTTACAACTTTCCTTCAGACCTAGCTACGGTCATCCTGAGCTTCTGCGCGCTTGCCAAATTAGATGAAGCTGTAGATCGGAGTCTGATCAGTATCGATCACACATCGATCAATTATTTCATTCCGGATAATTTTGACCGATTTGGATTGAATGAGGGTCTCGTTGGCACAAACTACACCATTACCCTCGGTCGCGATTTTTGGCGATGTATTGATCTTCGTCGAATACTGCTGAATGATCTTCTCCCGAGGCTAAACGCATCAAGTTCGAGTTTGAGTTGGCAGGATAGCTTTTGCTCTGTAGCATCTGCGTTGGCGTTGAGAGATCGTTTGCCTTGGCACATCGTTCATAAGCACGCTGCCGAGATATCCCTCTGA
- a CDS encoding outer membrane beta-barrel protein has product MRAGPATGRNSRARLFRAALPCLALIALTGTAARAQTVTPDLFSSRRTSQMAPPDSPLRRTAAEVNDPLNSPKLQEGDKPAPSRIGQIPKYGLPAASGAADIGYDSLNRKRKKPKYYPGQAKPKPPVGPGSPPPPIASNTRLRLSIPPSETAHKTPIPPAMAGTVVGQPPRKRLRIDDDPFGAVGDYAGSFLIKSAVEFSGGYDTNPGRLAAAQGKPFYVIAPEFLAISDWERHALVADLRGSFTGYGSNLTPNADGTPLSAPLDIDRPNFIGHVDGRLDVSRDTRLTAQGRLFVSTDNPGSPNVQAGLARYPIFTTVGSTIGVDQTFNRLQVSAGATVDRTDYTNSKLTDGTSTTNDDRNFSQYGGVGRVSYDLKPGIKPFVEVQGDSRVHDVKLDRAGFARDSSGGYVKGGSSFEFSRLLTGEIAVGYAARDYVDPRLDRLEGLLVSSSLVWTATPLTTAKFYSDTTITETTLPGTSGVLTHVYTVEVDHDFRRWLTAIGKFTWGSLDYQGNPRRDKIYTVSGEAIYKMNRNVWLRGTLRRDWLDSNLPGNSTASTVMMLGVRLQH; this is encoded by the coding sequence GTGAGGGCGGGGCCAGCAACGGGCCGGAACAGCCGCGCGCGCCTCTTTCGCGCAGCCTTGCCGTGCCTTGCGCTGATCGCCCTGACCGGAACCGCAGCGCGAGCGCAAACCGTCACGCCGGATCTGTTCAGCTCAAGGCGCACCAGCCAGATGGCGCCGCCGGATTCGCCGCTGCGCCGGACGGCGGCAGAGGTGAACGATCCCCTCAACAGTCCGAAGCTGCAGGAGGGCGACAAGCCCGCGCCGTCGCGGATCGGACAGATCCCGAAATACGGTCTGCCGGCCGCGAGCGGCGCAGCCGACATCGGCTACGACTCACTCAACCGCAAGCGCAAGAAGCCGAAATACTATCCGGGGCAGGCGAAGCCGAAACCGCCGGTCGGTCCCGGTAGTCCGCCGCCGCCGATTGCGTCGAATACGCGACTGCGGCTGTCGATTCCCCCATCGGAGACGGCGCACAAAACCCCTATCCCGCCAGCGATGGCAGGCACCGTGGTGGGTCAACCGCCGCGCAAGCGTCTCCGGATCGACGACGATCCGTTCGGCGCGGTCGGCGATTACGCCGGCAGCTTCCTGATCAAATCCGCGGTCGAATTCTCCGGCGGCTACGACACCAATCCGGGCCGGCTCGCCGCCGCGCAAGGCAAACCGTTTTATGTGATCGCGCCTGAATTTTTGGCGATCTCCGACTGGGAGCGTCATGCGCTGGTGGCCGATCTCCGCGGCTCCTTCACCGGCTACGGCAGCAATCTCACGCCGAACGCGGACGGCACGCCGCTGTCGGCGCCGCTCGATATTGATCGGCCCAATTTCATCGGCCACGTCGACGGCCGGCTCGACGTCAGCCGCGACACGAGGCTGACCGCGCAGGGACGCTTGTTCGTCTCGACCGACAATCCCGGCAGCCCGAACGTGCAGGCCGGTCTCGCCAGATATCCGATCTTCACCACGGTCGGCAGCACCATCGGGGTCGACCAGACGTTCAACCGGCTGCAGGTTTCCGCCGGCGCCACCGTCGATCGCACCGACTACACCAACTCGAAACTTACCGACGGCACCTCAACCACCAACGACGACCGCAATTTCAGCCAGTATGGTGGCGTCGGCCGCGTCAGCTATGATTTGAAGCCGGGTATAAAGCCGTTCGTGGAAGTGCAGGGCGACAGCCGCGTGCATGATGTGAAGCTGGACCGTGCCGGATTTGCGCGTGATTCCAGTGGCGGTTACGTCAAGGGCGGCAGCAGCTTCGAATTCTCGCGGCTGTTGACCGGCGAAATCGCCGTCGGCTACGCCGCGCGCGACTATGTCGATCCGAGGCTCGATCGCCTGGAAGGCCTGCTCGTCTCGTCCTCGCTGGTCTGGACCGCAACGCCGCTGACGACGGCGAAGTTCTATTCCGACACCACGATCACGGAGACCACGCTGCCCGGCACGTCCGGCGTGCTGACGCATGTTTACACCGTCGAGGTCGATCATGATTTCCGCCGCTGGCTGACCGCGATCGGCAAGTTCACCTGGGGATCGCTCGACTACCAGGGCAATCCCAGACGCGACAAGATCTACACGGTGTCGGGCGAAGCCATCTACAAGATGAACCGCAACGTCTGGCTCCGCGGCACACTGCGGCGCGACTGGCTGGATTCGAACCTGCCGGGGAACAGCACGGCGTCGACGGTGATGATGCTGGGGGTGAGGCTGCAGCATTAG
- a CDS encoding KpsF/GutQ family sugar-phosphate isomerase yields the protein MANPNPLMVQSSGSDPADSAVQSALRTLDAEGSGIAAITAALQSDLRPPFVAAADLIRNAKGRLIVTGLGKSGHIGRKIAATFASTGTPAFFVHAAEASHGDLGMITADDVILALSWSGEQPEMKNLISYAARFRIPVIAMTAERESSLAKAADVALTLPKAREACPHNLAPTTSSLMMLALGDALAIALLEGRGFTSVDFSVLHPGGKLGALLKYTRDLMHTGDAVPLKPLGTSMSEALVEMTSKGFGCVGIVDARGHIVGIVTDGDLRRHMGPGLMTASVDEVMTRNPKTIDRDVLAGEALEILNSSKITTLIVTDAHKPIGIVHLHDFLRAGVA from the coding sequence ATGGCCAATCCGAATCCGCTGATGGTACAATCATCCGGCTCCGATCCCGCTGACTCCGCCGTCCAATCGGCGCTGCGCACGCTCGACGCCGAGGGCAGCGGCATCGCCGCGATCACGGCGGCACTGCAGTCCGACCTTCGCCCGCCCTTTGTCGCCGCCGCCGATCTGATCCGGAACGCCAAGGGACGGCTGATCGTCACCGGGCTCGGCAAGTCGGGTCATATCGGCCGCAAGATCGCCGCGACCTTCGCCTCCACCGGCACGCCAGCGTTTTTCGTCCATGCCGCCGAAGCAAGCCATGGCGACCTCGGCATGATCACCGCCGATGACGTCATCCTGGCGCTATCATGGTCCGGCGAGCAGCCGGAGATGAAGAATCTGATCAGCTACGCCGCGCGCTTCCGCATTCCCGTGATCGCCATGACGGCGGAGCGCGAATCGTCCCTCGCCAAGGCCGCCGACGTCGCGCTGACGCTGCCGAAGGCGCGCGAAGCCTGCCCGCACAACCTCGCGCCCACCACCTCTTCCCTGATGATGCTGGCGCTCGGCGACGCGCTGGCGATCGCGTTATTGGAAGGCCGCGGCTTTACCTCGGTCGATTTCAGCGTGCTGCATCCCGGCGGCAAGCTCGGCGCGCTCCTGAAATACACCCGCGACCTCATGCATACCGGCGACGCGGTGCCGCTGAAGCCGCTCGGCACCAGCATGTCCGAGGCGCTGGTCGAGATGACGTCCAAGGGCTTCGGCTGCGTCGGCATCGTCGACGCGCGCGGCCACATCGTCGGCATCGTCACCGACGGCGATCTGCGCCGCCATATGGGGCCGGGCCTGATGACGGCATCCGTCGACGAGGTGATGACGAGGAATCCGAAGACGATCGACCGCGACGTGCTGGCCGGCGAGGCGCTGGAGATCCTCAACTCCTCGAAGATCACGACGCTGATCGTGACCGACGCCCACAAGCCGATCGGCATCGTGCATCTGCACGATTTTTTGCGCGCGGGCGTGGCGTAG
- a CDS encoding carboxymuconolactone decarboxylase family protein, producing the protein MSQTMPRIAPLEPPYATDIAEQFDRIMRGAPPLVLFRVMAGNARTWEKFRAGSLLDRGPLSLREREIVIDRTCARTGCEYEWGVHVTTFAEAAHLTEEQVRVTVLGAATDACWSAAEQALIAAVDALHERATLDDAEFAGLSEHYEEAKIFEIILLCGFYRTVSYLANGLALPLEENAARFPRA; encoded by the coding sequence GTGTCACAAACCATGCCGCGGATCGCGCCACTTGAGCCGCCTTATGCAACGGACATTGCCGAGCAGTTCGACCGCATCATGCGCGGCGCGCCGCCGCTGGTGCTGTTTCGCGTCATGGCCGGCAACGCCCGCACCTGGGAGAAATTCCGCGCCGGCAGCCTGCTGGATCGCGGGCCGCTCAGTTTGCGGGAGCGCGAGATCGTCATCGACCGCACCTGCGCGCGGACGGGCTGCGAGTATGAATGGGGCGTGCATGTCACGACGTTCGCGGAAGCCGCGCATCTGACGGAAGAGCAGGTCCGCGTCACCGTGCTGGGCGCCGCCACCGACGCGTGCTGGTCTGCCGCTGAGCAGGCGCTGATCGCCGCGGTCGATGCACTGCACGAACGCGCGACGCTTGATGACGCCGAGTTCGCGGGGCTGTCGGAGCATTATGAAGAGGCAAAAATATTCGAGATCATCCTGCTGTGCGGATTCTATCGCACCGTGTCGTACCTCGCGAACGGACTGGCGCTGCCGCTGGAGGAGAACGCGGCGAGATTTCCGAGGGCCTGA
- a CDS encoding NfeD family protein — MAEMFSTLGAWNWLIFGFVLMALELLAPGVFMFWLGLAALLVGLVSFAINPSWQTQLLMFAVFAVAAVPAWRHFARSASSSSISNPFLNKRTKALIGREFTLEKPIVGGTGTVRIDDTIWRVAGPDAPAGSRVRVVQVDGASLTVAAA, encoded by the coding sequence ATGGCCGAGATGTTTTCGACGTTGGGCGCCTGGAATTGGCTGATCTTCGGCTTCGTCCTGATGGCGCTGGAATTGCTCGCGCCGGGGGTCTTCATGTTCTGGCTCGGGCTCGCGGCGCTCCTAGTCGGGCTCGTGTCGTTTGCGATCAACCCGTCCTGGCAGACGCAGCTCCTGATGTTCGCGGTATTCGCGGTCGCCGCGGTACCGGCGTGGCGGCACTTTGCGCGCAGCGCATCGAGCAGCAGCATCAGCAACCCGTTCCTCAACAAACGGACTAAGGCACTGATCGGCCGGGAATTCACGCTGGAAAAGCCGATCGTCGGGGGCACCGGCACTGTGCGGATCGACGATACGATCTGGCGTGTTGCCGGCCCCGACGCGCCGGCCGGCAGCCGCGTCAGGGTCGTGCAGGTCGATGGCGCCAGCCTGACCGTGGCGGCGGCTTAG
- a CDS encoding SPFH domain-containing protein, with translation MSGFDIFAIAFVLLVIVTLFAGVKTVPQGYDWTIERFGKYTRTLAPGLNLIIPYFDRVGRKMNMMEQVINIPEQEVITKDNATVTVDGVAFFQVFDAAKASYEVANLEHAIIVLTMTNIRSVMGSMDLDQVLSHRDEINERLLRVVDAAVSPWGLKVNRIEIKDIVPPADLVEAMGRQMKAERVKRADILQAEGQRQSEILRAEGAKQGQILQAEGRREAAFRDAEARERLAEAEAKATQMVSESIAKGDVAALNYFIADKYIKAFGQFAESPNQKILMIPLEATSVLSSLAGIGEIAKATFGEAATSAVAAARRTPSVPNTGPTPPPVAPQR, from the coding sequence ATGAGTGGCTTCGATATTTTCGCGATCGCCTTTGTTCTGCTTGTCATTGTTACGTTGTTCGCGGGCGTCAAGACGGTGCCGCAGGGCTATGACTGGACCATCGAGCGGTTCGGCAAATACACCCGCACGCTCGCGCCCGGGTTGAATCTCATTATTCCCTACTTCGACCGCGTCGGCCGCAAGATGAACATGATGGAGCAGGTGATCAACATCCCCGAGCAGGAGGTGATCACCAAGGACAACGCCACCGTGACGGTCGACGGCGTCGCGTTCTTCCAGGTGTTTGATGCCGCGAAAGCGAGCTACGAGGTCGCCAATCTCGAGCACGCCATCATCGTGCTGACCATGACCAACATCCGCTCGGTGATGGGTTCGATGGACCTCGACCAGGTGCTGTCGCATCGCGACGAGATCAACGAGCGGCTGCTCCGCGTGGTCGATGCGGCGGTGTCGCCATGGGGTCTGAAGGTCAACCGCATCGAGATCAAGGACATCGTGCCGCCGGCCGACCTGGTCGAGGCGATGGGCCGGCAGATGAAGGCTGAGCGCGTCAAGCGCGCCGACATCCTGCAGGCCGAGGGCCAGCGCCAGTCGGAAATCTTGCGTGCCGAGGGCGCCAAGCAGGGCCAGATTCTGCAGGCCGAAGGTCGCCGCGAAGCCGCCTTCCGTGACGCCGAAGCGCGCGAGCGCCTGGCGGAGGCGGAAGCCAAGGCGACGCAGATGGTCTCCGAATCGATCGCCAAGGGCGATGTCGCCGCGCTGAACTATTTTATCGCCGACAAGTACATCAAGGCGTTCGGACAGTTCGCGGAATCGCCGAACCAGAAGATCCTGATGATCCCGCTGGAAGCCACTTCCGTGCTGTCTTCGCTCGCCGGCATCGGCGAGATCGCCAAGGCGACCTTCGGCGAAGCTGCGACTTCTGCTGTGGCGGCCGCGCGACGGACGCCCTCGGTGCCGAATACGGGTCCCACCCCGCCGCCGGTGGCGCCGCAGCGGTGA
- the hemH gene encoding ferrochelatase, which yields MTVVVPLGGAKPVPATQPQRIGVLLVNLGTPDTADARGVRVYLKEFLSDPRVIEDQGLVWKLILNGIILRVRPAKKARDYQKIWNAERGESPLKTITRSQAEKLAEAIADREHVVIDWAMRYGNPSIRSRIDALAAQGCDRLLVVPLYPQYSGATSATVCDEVFRALADMRAQPTLRVSPPYYDDPDYIEALAVSMSEHLASLPFQPELIVASFHGMPQKYVDKGDPYYVQCVATTESLRQRLGLDASKLLLTFQSRFGNDEWLQPYTDKTIEKLAKDGVKRIAVVTPGFSADCLETLEEIAQENAEIFRHNGGEQFSAIPCLNDSEPGMDVIRQLVLRELQGWI from the coding sequence ATGACCGTGGTCGTCCCCCTTGGCGGTGCGAAGCCTGTGCCGGCAACCCAGCCGCAACGCATCGGCGTGCTGCTGGTCAATCTCGGTACGCCCGATACCGCCGATGCCCGGGGCGTGCGGGTCTATCTGAAGGAATTCCTCTCCGATCCGCGCGTAATCGAGGATCAGGGCCTCGTCTGGAAGCTGATCCTCAACGGCATCATTCTGCGCGTGCGTCCGGCCAAGAAGGCGCGCGACTACCAGAAGATCTGGAACGCCGAGAGAGGCGAATCCCCGCTCAAGACCATCACCCGGTCGCAGGCAGAGAAGCTCGCGGAAGCGATCGCCGATCGCGAGCACGTCGTGATCGATTGGGCGATGCGCTACGGCAATCCGTCGATCCGCTCGCGCATCGATGCGCTGGCTGCGCAAGGCTGCGATCGCCTGCTGGTGGTGCCGCTCTATCCGCAGTATTCCGGGGCGACCTCGGCGACCGTCTGCGACGAGGTGTTTCGCGCGCTCGCCGACATGCGCGCGCAGCCGACGCTGCGGGTGAGCCCGCCTTACTACGACGATCCCGATTACATCGAAGCACTTGCCGTTTCGATGTCAGAACATCTGGCGTCCCTGCCGTTTCAGCCCGAACTGATCGTGGCGTCCTTTCACGGCATGCCGCAGAAATACGTCGACAAGGGCGATCCCTATTACGTCCAGTGCGTCGCAACAACGGAAAGCCTGCGCCAGCGCTTGGGCCTTGATGCCTCGAAGCTGCTTCTTACGTTTCAATCGCGCTTCGGCAACGACGAGTGGCTGCAGCCCTATACTGACAAGACCATCGAAAAATTGGCGAAAGACGGCGTGAAGCGCATTGCCGTCGTGACACCCGGCTTCTCCGCCGATTGCCTGGAGACGCTGGAGGAGATCGCGCAGGAAAATGCCGAGATCTTCAGGCACAATGGCGGCGAGCAGTTTTCAGCGATTCCCTGCCTGAACGATAGCGAGCCCGGCATGGACGTCATCCGCCAGCTCGTCTTGCGCGAGCTTCAAGGCTGGATTTAA
- a CDS encoding MAPEG family protein, translating into MTIAEWCVFGTLLLYLLTIASVKWAAYGRFDNAKPRDPAFYQDPLRARALGAHQNGIEAFPFFAVAVLLAEFRLGPQRLIDELAILFVIVRIAYVFTYLGNRPTLRSILWSLGFAINIAIFFMPAFKGYLPV; encoded by the coding sequence ATGACGATCGCCGAATGGTGCGTTTTCGGAACGCTGCTGCTCTATCTGCTGACGATCGCATCGGTCAAATGGGCCGCCTACGGCCGTTTCGACAATGCCAAGCCGCGCGATCCGGCCTTCTACCAGGATCCGCTTCGCGCCCGCGCGCTCGGCGCGCATCAGAACGGCATCGAGGCGTTTCCGTTCTTTGCCGTCGCCGTACTGCTGGCGGAGTTTCGGCTGGGGCCGCAGCGGCTGATCGACGAACTCGCAATTCTCTTCGTGATCGTGCGGATCGCCTACGTCTTCACCTATCTCGGCAACCGCCCGACGCTGCGCTCGATCCTCTGGAGCCTCGGGTTTGCGATCAACATCGCGATCTTTTTCATGCCGGCGTTCAAGGGGTACTTGCCGGTGTAG
- a CDS encoding acyl-CoA thioesterase, which translates to MSREQFWFFHPFRVRYSEIDGQGVVFNAHYLTYFDTTITEYFRALGYDQYADAKKSGVDFHVVKSVIEYKAPVRFDWELDVGARVARIGNSSLTFELAIFLKGGSDALVTGEIVWVNTDQKTHRPVPISKEIRDLIATRERHLAA; encoded by the coding sequence ATGTCACGCGAGCAATTCTGGTTCTTCCATCCGTTCCGGGTGCGCTATTCCGAAATCGACGGCCAGGGCGTCGTCTTCAACGCGCATTACCTGACCTATTTCGACACCACCATCACCGAATATTTTCGCGCGCTCGGGTATGACCAGTACGCCGACGCCAAGAAGAGCGGCGTCGATTTCCACGTCGTGAAATCGGTCATCGAATACAAGGCGCCGGTCCGGTTCGACTGGGAGCTCGACGTCGGCGCGCGGGTGGCGCGGATCGGCAATTCGAGTCTGACATTCGAACTCGCGATTTTCCTCAAAGGCGGCAGCGACGCACTCGTGACCGGCGAGATCGTCTGGGTCAACACCGATCAGAAGACGCATCGCCCGGTCCCGATATCGAAGGAGATCCGCGACCTGATCGCGACGCGGGAGCGGCATTTGGCGGCGTGA